From the Alistipes sp. ZOR0009 genome, the window AGAGCGATCTACAGTGGTATATTTTTAAAGGCATGCGATCTTTATGCAAGATCTGGATTTACAGCAGCGGGAACTGTTGCCGGATTTCACGGCATTCCCTTTTAATCCCTTGGGTAATCCTAAGGAACCTAAGCGGCGCAAATATTGTCTTTTTTTGAAGAAATTACAAGTCGTGATGCCGAATTAAAGCTGCTTCGACTGGTCGAACTGCACTCGAGGTAGTGAAAACTTGTACTTTATGGATATTACTCTAATGGCAATAATTATAAGTATTGTAACAATCTGGTTTGTCTCGATAGGGATTCCTGTGCGCTGTAGGCCTAGGTAGGCGATGGCGCCAACAAGGCAGGCGGTTGCGTAAATTTCCTTTTTAAAGATTAGCGGCACCTCGTTGTTGAGGGTGTCGCGAATAACTCCTCCTGCTACGGCGGTTAGTATTCCCATAATGATGGCTACAGGCGTGTTGATGCCGTTAGATAGCGCTTTCTCTACCCCAATAATGGTGAATACTCCAATACCTATCGTGTCGAATAGGAATAGCGTTTTGCGGAAGCGGAATACCTGCTCCTTTATTAGGAATGTTATGGCTACAGCTAGTAAAATTACGTAGATGTAGTCCATCGAGGTGGTCCAGCTTACGGGATGTATGCCAATCATCATATCACGAAGCGTTCCTCCTCCGATTGCTGTGACGAATCCGATAAATGCAGCACCAAAAAGGTCGAGACGTTTTTGACCTGCAGCAATGGTTCCGCTGATGGCAAATACGAATGTTCCGATTAAA encodes:
- a CDS encoding trimeric intracellular cation channel family protein; its protein translation is MNFFYLLDLIGTFVFAISGTIAAGQKRLDLFGAAFIGFVTAIGGGTLRDMMIGIHPVSWTTSMDYIYVILLAVAITFLIKEQVFRFRKTLFLFDTIGIGVFTIIGVEKALSNGINTPVAIIMGILTAVAGGVIRDTLNNEVPLIFKKEIYATACLVGAIAYLGLQRTGIPIETNQIVTILIIIAIRVISIKYKFSLPRVQFDQSKQL